The Streptomyces sp. NL15-2K genome contains a region encoding:
- a CDS encoding helix-turn-helix domain-containing protein: MSIADRRRARGLTQEGFAFAVGVDRRTVGRWETGKSKPQPPQRPKVAEVLQMDLDELDALLTSAEVQPKPVRSASSAHHSPGDPDEMIRREFLRLMAVSGALAAIPAGEAEALEDSGDDFGRMNGHLWQVYQLARAKHSVYPVVQSQLTALNDALRDGRAQTGTLCFAAGDLFQLAGELAFDANRYHEAAASYSLAASASKEAGAYDLWACALIRSAYVDLSERRYKRAADTLGAARRVALRGDSSLATKHWAAAVQAEAFAWLGDFDACEEALDEAEKVASLSGQVSNGGWLRFDGSRLAEERGARYLQLNRLGLAETSLKDALTVAPLAAGHSFRRRGAVLVDLAAIGAKRKDLEQVMQYGLEALRLARASGSGYVARRLHSLTSELGTLGRDRCITELKAEIGSLTASREGMA, from the coding sequence ATGAGCATCGCCGACAGGCGTAGGGCTCGGGGCCTCACCCAAGAAGGGTTTGCCTTCGCGGTAGGCGTCGACCGGCGCACAGTAGGCCGATGGGAGACGGGCAAATCCAAGCCCCAGCCTCCTCAGCGGCCCAAGGTCGCCGAGGTGTTACAGATGGACCTTGACGAACTCGATGCGTTGCTTACTTCAGCCGAGGTACAGCCGAAGCCCGTACGGTCAGCGTCGAGTGCCCACCACAGCCCAGGGGACCCAGACGAGATGATCCGACGCGAGTTTCTGCGGCTCATGGCGGTGTCCGGTGCGCTCGCTGCCATACCTGCGGGCGAGGCGGAGGCCCTGGAGGACAGCGGTGACGACTTCGGGCGCATGAACGGCCATCTGTGGCAGGTCTACCAACTCGCCCGCGCCAAACACTCGGTGTACCCGGTAGTGCAGTCTCAGCTCACTGCCTTGAACGATGCGCTGCGCGATGGGCGGGCCCAGACAGGGACGCTCTGCTTCGCGGCTGGCGACCTATTCCAGCTGGCGGGCGAGCTGGCCTTCGACGCCAACCGGTACCACGAAGCCGCCGCCTCGTACTCGCTTGCGGCCAGCGCGAGCAAGGAGGCTGGCGCCTACGACCTTTGGGCGTGCGCCCTCATCCGGAGCGCCTACGTAGACCTCTCCGAGCGCCGTTACAAGCGTGCTGCGGACACACTTGGGGCCGCGCGCCGTGTCGCCCTGCGTGGAGACAGCAGCCTTGCGACCAAGCACTGGGCCGCAGCCGTGCAGGCTGAGGCGTTCGCCTGGCTCGGCGACTTCGACGCCTGCGAGGAGGCTTTGGACGAGGCCGAGAAGGTGGCCAGCCTGAGCGGCCAGGTGTCGAACGGCGGATGGCTGCGCTTCGATGGCTCGCGCTTGGCGGAGGAGCGAGGCGCCCGGTACCTGCAACTCAACCGACTCGGCCTGGCCGAGACCTCGTTGAAGGATGCGCTGACGGTCGCCCCTCTGGCCGCTGGCCACTCTTTCCGACGTCGGGGCGCGGTACTTGTCGACCTGGCCGCGATCGGCGCCAAGCGGAAAGACTTGGAGCAGGTCATGCAGTACGGGCTCGAAGCCCTGCGGCTGGCGCGGGCCTCCGGGTCCGGCTACGTCGCCCGTAGACTCCATTCCCTGACTTCCGAGCTGGGCACCTTGGGGCGCGACCGGTGTATCACCGAGTTGAAGGCCGAGATCGGCAGCCTAACGGCATCACGAGAGGGGATGGCATGA
- a CDS encoding TetR/AcrR family transcriptional regulator, which yields MNTERRAPLDRKRVADTALRLLNEVGLEGLTLRAIAKELDVKAPALYWHFKDKQALLDEMATEMYRRMIGGTPLDPDDTWQERLLKSNRGLRAALLAYRDGAKVFSGSRFTGMEHAEQMEDNLRLFTAAGLTLAQAVRATSTTYLYTLGFVTEEQSVQPLPGERREGYDLQERARLMADFPLSAQAGAEIFEDYERHFEEGLALLIAGIEARYGVG from the coding sequence ATGAATACGGAACGCCGAGCGCCCCTGGACCGCAAGCGGGTCGCCGACACCGCCCTGCGGCTCCTGAACGAGGTCGGTCTCGAGGGCCTGACCCTGCGCGCCATCGCCAAGGAGCTGGACGTCAAGGCACCCGCCCTGTACTGGCACTTCAAGGACAAGCAGGCGCTGCTCGACGAGATGGCGACGGAGATGTACCGCCGGATGATCGGCGGGACCCCGCTCGACCCCGACGACACCTGGCAGGAGCGGCTGCTGAAGTCCAACCGCGGACTGCGCGCGGCACTGCTCGCCTACCGCGACGGCGCGAAGGTCTTCAGTGGCTCACGCTTCACCGGCATGGAACACGCGGAACAGATGGAGGACAACCTCCGCCTCTTCACGGCCGCCGGCCTCACCCTCGCCCAGGCGGTCCGCGCGACCTCGACGACGTACCTGTACACCCTCGGCTTCGTCACCGAGGAACAGTCCGTCCAGCCCCTGCCCGGCGAACGCCGCGAAGGCTACGACCTACAGGAACGCGCCCGCCTGATGGCCGACTTTCCCTTGTCGGCTCAGGCGGGCGCGGAGATCTTCGAGGACTACGAACGGCACTTCGAGGAGGGGCTGGCGCTGCTGATCGCGGGGATCGAGGCGCGGTACGGGGTCGGCTGA
- a CDS encoding methylmalonyl-CoA mutase family protein, which yields MSRESESGLPIEPVYGPDALEGWDPAEKLGEPGSYPFTRGVYPSMYTGRPWTMRQYAGFGTATESNARYKQLIANGTMGLSVAFDLPTQMGHDSDAPIASGEVGKVGVAIDSIDDMRVLFGGIPLDKVSTSMTINAPAALLLLLYQLVAEEQGVSADKLTGTIQNDVLKEYIARGTYIFPPKPSLRLIADIFKYCKAEIPKWNTISISGYHMAEAGASPAQEIAFTLADGIEYVRTAVAAGMDVDDFAPRLSFFFVARTTLLEEVAKFRAARRIWARVMKEEFGAKNPKSLMLRFHTQTAGVQLTAQQPEVNLVRVAVQGLAAVLGGTQSLHTNSFDEAIALPTDKSARLALRTQQVLAYETDVTATVDPFAGSYVIEKMTDDVEAATIELMAKVEELGGAVNAIEHGFQKSEIERSAYRIALETDSGERVVVGVNRYQLDEEEPYEPLRVDPAIEAQQAERLAKLRAERDQGAVDSALAALKKAAEGEDNVLYPMKDALKARATVGEVCNALRGVWGTYVPAHAF from the coding sequence ATGTCGCGCGAGTCGGAGTCCGGGCTGCCCATCGAGCCGGTCTACGGGCCGGATGCTCTGGAGGGCTGGGACCCGGCCGAGAAGCTGGGCGAGCCGGGCTCGTACCCCTTCACCCGTGGTGTCTATCCGTCGATGTACACCGGCCGCCCGTGGACGATGCGCCAGTACGCCGGCTTCGGTACGGCGACGGAGTCCAACGCCCGCTACAAGCAGCTGATCGCCAACGGCACCATGGGCCTGTCGGTCGCCTTCGACCTGCCCACCCAGATGGGCCACGACTCCGACGCCCCGATCGCGAGCGGCGAGGTCGGCAAGGTGGGCGTCGCCATCGACTCCATCGACGACATGCGGGTGCTGTTCGGCGGGATCCCGCTGGACAAGGTGTCGACGTCGATGACGATCAACGCCCCGGCGGCTCTGCTGCTGCTCCTCTACCAACTGGTGGCGGAAGAGCAGGGCGTGAGCGCCGACAAGCTCACCGGCACGATCCAGAACGACGTGCTGAAGGAGTACATCGCGCGCGGGACGTACATCTTCCCGCCGAAGCCGTCCCTCCGCCTCATCGCCGACATCTTCAAGTACTGCAAGGCCGAGATCCCGAAGTGGAACACGATCTCGATCTCCGGCTACCACATGGCGGAGGCGGGCGCGTCCCCGGCGCAGGAGATCGCGTTCACGCTGGCGGACGGCATCGAGTACGTGCGGACGGCGGTCGCGGCCGGCATGGACGTCGACGACTTCGCACCCCGCCTTTCCTTCTTCTTCGTCGCCCGTACGACGCTCCTGGAAGAGGTGGCGAAATTCCGCGCCGCCCGCCGGATCTGGGCGAGGGTGATGAAGGAGGAGTTCGGCGCGAAGAACCCCAAGTCGCTGATGCTGCGGTTCCACACGCAGACGGCCGGCGTGCAGCTGACGGCCCAGCAGCCGGAGGTGAACCTGGTCCGGGTCGCGGTCCAGGGCCTGGCGGCGGTGCTGGGCGGTACGCAGTCCCTGCACACCAACTCCTTCGACGAGGCGATCGCCCTGCCGACGGACAAGAGCGCGCGGCTGGCCCTGCGTACCCAGCAGGTGCTGGCCTACGAGACGGACGTGACGGCCACGGTCGACCCCTTCGCCGGCTCCTACGTCATCGAGAAGATGACCGACGACGTCGAGGCGGCGACCATCGAGCTGATGGCGAAGGTGGAGGAGCTGGGCGGCGCGGTCAACGCGATCGAGCACGGCTTCCAGAAGTCCGAGATCGAGCGGTCCGCGTACCGCATCGCGCTGGAGACCGACTCCGGTGAGCGGGTCGTGGTCGGCGTCAACCGCTACCAGCTGGACGAGGAGGAGCCGTACGAGCCGCTCCGCGTGGACCCGGCCATCGAGGCCCAGCAGGCGGAACGGCTGGCGAAGCTGCGGGCGGAGCGGGATCAGGGGGCGGTGGACTCGGCGCTGGCGGCCCTGAAGAAGGCCGCTGAGGGCGAGGACAACGTCCTCTACCCGATGAAGGACGCGCTGAAGGCCCGGGCGACTGTGGGCGAGGTGTGCAATGCGCTGCGGGGGGTTTGGGGGACGTATGTCCCGGCGCATGCGTTCTGA
- a CDS encoding S1 family peptidase, whose translation MNTQRPRPVRFAVLAAALLTTPLALTAAPAHAVSGTAATGTTYAYTARLDIGDGTRACSGTLLHAEWLLTAASCFADNPAADLTVPAGAPKLKTTATIGRTDLTTTVGAVRQVVELVPRTDRDLVLARLSRPVTTAPVALATAAPTVGEQLTVAGYGRTKGEWAPLKLHTGAFSVDTSDATTAAVTGKNGAAICAGDAGGPVVRVTNGQARLAAVNSRSWQGGCFGTDTAETRTGGVATRVDDLGAWIAAKAGTTRVTDFNCDAAEDVAVGDPKATVGDQSEAGLVKVVYGAGKGSETVHQDLGHVPGGAEADDEFGGELAAVDHDEDGCTDLVVGTPSEDVGTVANAGWVTVLYGSRNGLGQGKAALNLQQGTGTGAIKDRASEADDRMGAALAAGQTATGEPYLLIGAPGKNLKGSVNAGLVYYLRGSVSVSVHQDSPGVVGVISAGDEFGASVAGSPNHIAIGSPGETVGTSADVGMTAILKHDVNADGIPAPVASINQDSDGIGDGGEGGDLFGSSLSMVAYRPSGATAATDSVLAIGAPGETLWVGTNSFPQAGLVTTVRVTAAGAVTELATVHQGVEGVNGASATGDGFGTEVAAMNTAPNATGTASTMVLAVGVPGKDIGTATDAGIVQTFSLLGAPGDSDHWIEAGNDRGLPGTPGASQLAGKYLNATGTHLWIGMPHGPADRGAIHRLPWSNAMGGAGATVTTYQPGSGGMPLTGKAFGMAIR comes from the coding sequence ATGAACACCCAACGCCCCAGACCTGTCCGGTTCGCCGTGCTGGCCGCGGCTCTGCTCACGACTCCGCTCGCGTTAACCGCCGCGCCCGCACACGCCGTCAGCGGCACCGCCGCGACCGGCACCACCTACGCCTACACCGCGCGCCTGGACATCGGCGACGGCACGCGTGCTTGCTCCGGCACCCTCCTCCACGCCGAATGGCTGCTCACGGCAGCCAGTTGCTTCGCCGACAACCCGGCCGCCGACCTCACCGTGCCCGCCGGTGCCCCGAAGCTGAAGACGACCGCGACGATCGGTCGCACTGACCTCACCACCACCGTCGGCGCGGTCCGCCAAGTGGTGGAGCTGGTCCCGCGCACCGACCGCGACCTGGTGCTCGCCCGCCTCTCCCGGCCGGTCACCACCGCCCCCGTGGCCCTGGCCACCGCCGCGCCCACCGTCGGCGAGCAACTGACCGTCGCCGGATACGGCCGGACGAAGGGCGAATGGGCCCCGCTGAAGCTGCACACCGGCGCGTTCTCGGTGGACACCTCCGACGCCACCACCGCCGCGGTCACCGGCAAGAACGGCGCGGCGATCTGCGCGGGCGACGCCGGCGGCCCGGTGGTGCGCGTGACGAACGGTCAGGCCAGGCTCGCCGCTGTCAACAGCCGCTCCTGGCAGGGCGGCTGCTTCGGCACGGACACCGCCGAGACCCGCACCGGGGGCGTCGCCACCCGCGTCGACGACCTGGGCGCCTGGATCGCCGCCAAGGCCGGCACGACCCGCGTGACCGACTTCAACTGCGACGCCGCTGAGGATGTCGCGGTCGGCGATCCCAAGGCCACCGTGGGCGATCAGTCGGAAGCCGGCCTGGTGAAGGTCGTCTACGGCGCGGGCAAGGGCAGCGAGACGGTCCACCAGGACCTCGGCCACGTCCCCGGCGGAGCCGAGGCGGATGACGAGTTCGGCGGCGAGCTCGCCGCCGTCGACCACGACGAGGACGGCTGCACCGACCTGGTCGTGGGCACCCCCTCCGAGGACGTCGGCACCGTGGCGAACGCTGGCTGGGTGACCGTGCTCTACGGCTCCCGGAACGGACTCGGCCAGGGCAAGGCCGCGCTCAACCTCCAACAGGGCACCGGCACGGGTGCCATCAAGGATCGGGCGTCCGAGGCGGACGACCGGATGGGTGCGGCGCTGGCCGCGGGCCAGACCGCCACCGGTGAGCCGTACCTGCTGATCGGCGCGCCCGGCAAGAACCTGAAGGGCTCCGTGAACGCGGGTCTGGTCTACTACCTGCGCGGATCCGTCAGCGTCTCGGTCCACCAGGACTCTCCGGGCGTGGTGGGCGTCATCAGCGCCGGCGACGAGTTCGGCGCCTCCGTCGCGGGCTCGCCGAACCACATCGCGATCGGCTCCCCCGGCGAGACGGTCGGCACCAGCGCCGACGTCGGCATGACGGCGATTCTCAAGCACGACGTGAACGCGGACGGCATCCCCGCCCCAGTGGCGAGCATCAACCAGGACTCCGACGGCATCGGCGACGGGGGCGAGGGCGGTGACCTGTTCGGCTCGTCGCTCTCGATGGTCGCGTACCGCCCCTCCGGCGCCACCGCCGCGACCGATTCGGTCCTCGCCATCGGAGCCCCCGGTGAGACGCTCTGGGTCGGCACGAACTCCTTCCCCCAGGCGGGGCTGGTGACCACGGTCCGGGTGACCGCAGCCGGCGCGGTCACTGAACTGGCCACCGTCCACCAAGGCGTCGAGGGTGTGAACGGGGCTTCCGCGACCGGTGACGGATTTGGCACGGAGGTGGCCGCCATGAACACCGCGCCGAACGCGACCGGCACCGCCTCGACCATGGTGCTGGCGGTCGGCGTACCCGGCAAGGACATCGGCACGGCCACGGACGCGGGCATCGTGCAGACCTTCTCGCTCCTGGGCGCGCCGGGCGACTCCGACCACTGGATCGAGGCGGGCAACGACCGAGGCCTGCCAGGCACCCCGGGCGCGTCGCAGCTCGCGGGCAAGTACCTGAACGCCACCGGCACGCACCTGTGGATCGGCATGCCGCATGGCCCCGCCGACCGCGGCGCCATCCATCGCCTTCCGTGGTCGAACGCCATGGGCGGAGCGGGCGCGACCGTGACGACCTATCAGCCCGGCTCGGGCGGCATGCCCCTCACGGGCAAGGCCTTCGGCATGGCCATCCGCTGA
- a CDS encoding L,D-transpeptidase family protein: MGRSFAALLVLVTVGGCTVQAGDGDGDGDGDGKQRSPVRIELPSSEPPATADDNKGDSDKKGKNKPGAATKAPPPAVLWSRGDSGRDVRELQARLRQVAWLFDGPTGTYDDLTEQAVKGFQGKRGLPRTGETDTVTWQRLLRMTHEPGKWDLYLMGGQPAAAPDPRCLTGRVLCIDKTSRTLRWMIDGRTVSTMAVRFGSQYTPTREGVFSVYWKSRHHVSTLYDSPMPYAMFFSGGQAVHYSSDFAARGYAGASHGCVNVRDERAIAELYAQVRDGDKVVVYW; the protein is encoded by the coding sequence ATGGGGAGATCGTTCGCCGCGCTGCTGGTCCTGGTGACCGTGGGCGGCTGCACCGTGCAGGCCGGGGACGGGGACGGGGACGGGGACGGGGACGGGAAGCAGCGCTCGCCGGTCCGCATCGAGCTGCCGAGCAGCGAGCCGCCCGCAACTGCGGACGACAACAAGGGCGACAGTGACAAAAAGGGCAAAAACAAGCCCGGCGCCGCCACGAAAGCGCCCCCGCCCGCCGTCCTGTGGTCCCGGGGCGACTCCGGCCGGGACGTCCGCGAGCTCCAGGCCCGGCTGCGGCAGGTCGCCTGGCTGTTCGACGGGCCGACGGGGACGTACGACGACCTGACCGAGCAGGCGGTCAAGGGCTTCCAGGGCAAGCGCGGGCTGCCGCGGACGGGCGAGACCGACACCGTGACCTGGCAGCGGCTGCTGCGGATGACGCACGAGCCGGGCAAGTGGGACCTGTATCTGATGGGCGGGCAGCCGGCCGCCGCGCCGGACCCGCGCTGTCTGACCGGCCGCGTGCTGTGCATCGACAAGACGAGCCGGACCCTGCGCTGGATGATCGACGGCCGGACGGTGTCCACGATGGCGGTCCGCTTCGGCTCGCAGTACACCCCCACGCGCGAGGGCGTGTTCAGCGTCTACTGGAAGTCCCGCCACCATGTGTCGACGCTCTACGACTCACCGATGCCGTACGCGATGTTCTTCAGCGGCGGCCAGGCCGTGCACTACTCCTCCGACTTCGCGGCCCGCGGCTACGCGGGCGCCTCGCACGGCTGCGTGAACGTACGGGACGAGAGGGCGATCGCGGAGCTGTACGCGCAGGTGAGGGACGGCGACAAGGTCGTCGTGTACTGGTGA
- a CDS encoding DUF397 domain-containing protein, with translation MNGNLYALSADGVETTNFCGGPCTEGCVDFAAIPGAADSYVVRVSKPEGADKELRFTAAELDDFALGWVKNRGLTA, from the coding sequence ATGAACGGCAACCTCTACGCCCTGTCAGCAGACGGCGTCGAGACGACGAACTTCTGCGGAGGCCCCTGCACCGAGGGCTGCGTCGACTTCGCCGCGATCCCCGGCGCCGCCGACTCGTACGTGGTCCGCGTCTCCAAGCCCGAGGGCGCCGACAAGGAGCTGCGGTTCACCGCAGCCGAGCTCGACGACTTCGCCCTCGGCTGGGTGAAGAACCGCGGCCTCACCGCCTGA
- a CDS encoding FAD-dependent oxidoreductase — protein MRAQVDVLIVGAGPTGLALGIDLARRGVDALVVERAGGLFPGSRGKGIQPRTMEVFDDLGVLDAILAAGESSPVGMIWQDGRRMGEHRMFDPAETAEDSPYTGPWMVPQWRTQEILFTRLEELGGAVAFGRDVVGLRRDGDGVTAHFATGPDVRARYAVAADGGRSAVRRAVGIGMTGETVDPNPMLVADVRISGLDRDNWHIFPPGGPDGESEGFLAICPLAGTEDFQAVAQFPAGTSVDLSLDGIRKVVAARSHLAPDDVTEVRWASDFRPRAALADRFRAGRVFLAGDAAHVHSPAGGQGLNTSVQDAYNLGWKLGAVLRDGADPALLDTYEEERRRVAADMLGLSTSVHRGEVRRGEATAQLGLGYRDSTLTAETRTAPGPLHAGDRAPDGTLDGVRLFDAFRGPHWTLVAVGTEAPEDHLPGCVHVVHGEAQQAYGTGLFLVRPDGYVGWAGDSASGQLGNYLMRLGPRR, from the coding sequence ATGAGGGCTCAGGTGGACGTACTGATCGTGGGCGCGGGGCCGACCGGCCTCGCCCTCGGGATCGACCTCGCCCGGCGGGGAGTGGACGCGCTGGTCGTGGAGCGGGCCGGCGGGCTGTTCCCCGGTTCGCGCGGCAAGGGCATCCAGCCGCGCACGATGGAGGTGTTCGACGACCTCGGGGTGCTCGACGCGATCCTCGCCGCCGGGGAATCCAGCCCCGTCGGGATGATCTGGCAGGACGGGCGGCGGATGGGCGAGCACCGGATGTTCGACCCGGCGGAGACGGCCGAGGACTCGCCGTACACCGGGCCGTGGATGGTGCCGCAGTGGCGCACTCAGGAGATCCTGTTCACGCGGCTGGAGGAGCTGGGCGGGGCGGTCGCCTTCGGGCGGGACGTCGTCGGGCTCCGGCGGGACGGGGACGGGGTGACGGCACACTTCGCGACCGGCCCGGATGTCCGCGCCCGGTACGCGGTCGCCGCCGACGGCGGCCGCTCGGCCGTACGACGGGCCGTCGGCATCGGCATGACGGGCGAGACCGTGGACCCGAACCCGATGCTGGTGGCGGATGTGCGGATCAGCGGCCTGGACCGTGACAACTGGCACATCTTCCCGCCGGGCGGACCGGACGGGGAGAGCGAGGGCTTCCTGGCGATCTGCCCGCTGGCGGGCACGGAGGACTTCCAGGCGGTCGCCCAGTTCCCGGCGGGGACCTCGGTGGATCTCTCCCTCGACGGCATCCGCAAGGTCGTCGCCGCCCGCTCCCACCTCGCCCCCGATGACGTCACGGAGGTGCGCTGGGCCTCGGACTTCCGTCCCCGGGCGGCCCTGGCGGACCGCTTCCGTGCGGGCCGGGTCTTCCTCGCCGGGGACGCGGCGCACGTCCACTCGCCCGCCGGGGGCCAGGGCCTCAACACCAGCGTCCAGGACGCCTACAACCTGGGCTGGAAGCTGGGCGCGGTACTGCGGGACGGGGCGGACCCGGCCCTGCTGGACACCTACGAGGAGGAACGGCGCCGCGTCGCGGCGGACATGCTCGGCCTGTCGACGAGCGTGCACCGCGGCGAGGTGCGGCGCGGGGAGGCGACGGCGCAACTGGGCCTGGGCTACCGGGACTCGACGCTCACGGCCGAGACCCGGACGGCCCCCGGCCCCCTCCACGCGGGCGACCGGGCCCCCGACGGCACGCTGGACGGCGTACGGCTCTTCGACGCGTTCCGGGGGCCGCACTGGACGCTCGTCGCGGTGGGTACGGAGGCGCCCGAGGATCACCTGCCGGGGTGCGTGCACGTCGTCCATGGGGAGGCGCAACAGGCGTACGGGACCGGGCTGTTCCTCGTACGGCCGGACGGTTACGTCGGCTGGGCCGGTGACTCGGCGTCCGGGCAGCTCGGCAACTACCTCATGCGGCTCGGTCCGCGCCGGTGA
- a CDS encoding class I SAM-dependent methyltransferase — translation MANAQQSTTPPGELKDVPGWFPPLDQVLFTWFLERQEANGFQGDLLELGAYMGKSAILAGHHLRDGEKFTVCDLFGGEAPDGANKAETAKSYSSLTRQAFERNYLSFHDELPTVIEAPTSVISDKVDPKTCRFVHIDASHLYEHVYGDIGATRDILVPDGIVVLDDFRSEHTPGVSVAVWEAVLNRGLRPICLSTQKLYGTWGDPEPVQEELLAMLRERTDVGLSVQEAAGHRLVRARAQGMKQPPFPRSKHYVEPVPQPAKAAPASAPKPRPASGPRRPLARRIAVDLLPPVVTRAVRRARTSRA, via the coding sequence ATGGCCAACGCACAGCAGTCAACCACGCCCCCCGGCGAGCTCAAGGACGTCCCCGGCTGGTTCCCGCCGCTCGATCAGGTCCTGTTCACCTGGTTCCTCGAACGGCAGGAGGCAAACGGGTTCCAGGGCGACCTGCTGGAACTCGGCGCCTACATGGGCAAGAGCGCGATCCTCGCCGGGCACCACCTGAGGGACGGCGAGAAGTTCACGGTCTGCGACCTGTTCGGCGGCGAGGCACCCGACGGAGCCAACAAGGCCGAGACCGCGAAGTCGTACTCCTCGCTCACCCGGCAGGCCTTCGAGCGGAACTACCTCTCCTTCCACGACGAGCTGCCCACGGTGATCGAGGCCCCCACCTCCGTCATCTCCGACAAGGTCGACCCGAAGACCTGCCGCTTCGTCCACATCGACGCCTCGCACCTGTACGAGCACGTGTACGGCGACATCGGCGCGACCCGCGACATCCTGGTGCCCGACGGGATCGTCGTCCTCGACGACTTCCGCTCCGAGCACACCCCGGGCGTCTCCGTCGCCGTATGGGAGGCCGTGCTCAACCGCGGTCTGCGCCCGATCTGCCTCAGCACGCAGAAGCTGTACGGCACCTGGGGCGACCCCGAGCCGGTCCAGGAGGAGCTGCTGGCCATGCTCAGGGAGCGCACGGACGTCGGTCTGAGCGTGCAGGAAGCGGCGGGGCACCGGCTGGTCCGGGCCCGGGCCCAGGGGATGAAGCAGCCGCCGTTCCCGCGCTCGAAGCACTACGTCGAGCCCGTCCCGCAGCCGGCGAAGGCCGCCCCGGCATCGGCACCGAAGCCCCGGCCGGCGTCGGGGCCCCGCCGTCCCCTCGCCCGGCGCATCGCCGTCGACCTGCTGCCGCCGGTGGTGACGCGGGCCGTGCGACGGGCTCGTACGAGCCGGGCGTAG
- a CDS encoding Uma2 family endonuclease: MAVLQQEMTVGEAADLLARALPGRRVEILQGRLIVTPPPDGSHALSLTWLVEEFGGAGARKAGLRYVQGIGLWLPSLPDDFAVPDFSVVDEDFRDAHVQKNCYAPNVFRMVVEVTSSNWSDDLGPKVECYAQAGIPVYLIADRKHDEVVVYRDPADGKYPTPLRYNRGQTVPVPESVGVSLDLSVDTLLDGDD, translated from the coding sequence ATGGCCGTACTGCAGCAGGAAATGACCGTGGGCGAGGCCGCTGACCTGCTTGCCCGTGCACTGCCTGGCCGCCGCGTGGAGATTCTCCAGGGGAGGCTCATCGTGACACCGCCGCCGGACGGTTCGCATGCTCTGTCATTGACCTGGCTGGTCGAAGAATTCGGGGGAGCCGGAGCCCGGAAGGCTGGGCTTAGGTACGTCCAGGGCATTGGCCTTTGGCTGCCGTCGCTGCCCGACGACTTCGCAGTGCCGGACTTCTCGGTTGTGGACGAGGATTTCCGGGACGCTCACGTCCAGAAGAATTGCTACGCGCCGAACGTCTTCCGCATGGTCGTCGAAGTGACGTCGTCGAACTGGTCTGACGATCTCGGCCCCAAGGTCGAGTGCTACGCCCAGGCTGGCATCCCCGTCTACCTCATCGCCGACCGCAAACACGACGAGGTCGTCGTCTACCGGGACCCGGCCGACGGCAAATACCCCACCCCCCTGCGCTACAACCGAGGCCAGACCGTCCCTGTCCCGGAGTCCGTCGGCGTCAGTCTCGACCTCTCCGTCGACACCCTCCTCGACGGCGACGACTGA
- a CDS encoding LysE family transporter: MHRVRDGLPGYAYPALSFVVLGAFAQLASFLYLTALIFSGTKLATAFRRRRRLSAGATSAAGALFLGFAVKLSLSNA, encoded by the coding sequence GTGCACCGCGTACGCGACGGGCTCCCGGGGTACGCCTACCCCGCCCTCTCCTTCGTCGTCCTCGGCGCCTTCGCCCAGCTGGCCAGCTTCCTGTACCTCACCGCGCTCATATTCAGCGGCACGAAGCTGGCCACCGCCTTCCGTCGCCGTAGGCGCCTGTCGGCCGGGGCGACCTCGGCGGCGGGTGCGCTGTTCCTCGGGTTCGCGGTGAAGCTGTCCCTGTCCAACGCGTAG